A single window of Nicotiana sylvestris chromosome 5, ASM39365v2, whole genome shotgun sequence DNA harbors:
- the LOC104226405 gene encoding transcription factor DIVARICATA-like — METLFPTTFMPNSNWMMQQSKSTEWTKEENKKFESALAIYDEKTPNRWSMVAAMIPGKSALDVMMQYKELVADVSDIEAGLVPTPRHFASSFTLEFVDHREIHTFRKRGKSCDQERKKGVPWTEEEHRRFLMGLEKYGKGDWRNISRNFVISKTPTQVASHAQKYYLRQLSGGKDKKRPSIHDITTVHLTVDELLNNNNNNKSMCDDTYSVSPLQKSTSTGDVLIGFWNDSNDEALMTYGSMYDSLV, encoded by the exons ATGGAAACTTTATTTCCTACTACTTTTATGCCAAATTCAAATTGGATGATGCAACAGAGCAAAAGCACAGAATGGACTAAAGAAGAGAACAAGAAATTCGAAAGTGCACTTGCAATATACGACGAAAAAACTCCGAATAGATGGTCAATGGTAGCAGCTATGATCCCTGGGAAATCAGCACTTGATGTGATGATGCAGTACAAAGAATTAGTTGCAGATGTTAGTGATATTGAAGCTGGATTGGTCCCAACTCCGAGGCATTTCGCTTCTTCTTTTACGTTAGAATTCGTCGATCATCGCGAGATTCATACGTTTAGAAAGAGAGGCAAGTCTTGTGatcaagaaagaaagaaaggtgtACCATGGACAGAGGAAGAGCACAG GCGATTTCTAATGGGGCTTGAGAAGTATGGTAAAGGAGACTGGAGAAACATATCAAGGAATTTTGTGATCTCTAAAACTCCAACACAAGTGGCTAGTCATGCTCAGAAATACTACCTAAGGCAACTTTCAGGAGGGAAAGACAAGAAGAGACCTAGCATCCACGATATCACCACCGTTCATCTCACAGTCGACGAGTtgctcaacaacaacaacaacaacaaatcaatGTGTGACGACACATATAGTGTGTCCCCATTGCAGAAATCAACGAGCACAGGAGATGTACTAATCGGTTTCTGGAACGATTCAAATGATGAAGCCCTCATGACTTATGGTTCGATGTATGACAGCTTGGTATGA
- the LOC104226404 gene encoding sedoheptulose-1,7-bisphosphatase, chloroplastic-like, whose protein sequence is METSVTCCARTAALLPNVSSQHSTSLAAPRSISPSFSSRSLKSSSLFGESLRIAPKSSIKVSRTKNSSLVTKCEIGDSLEEFLTKSTSDKGLIRLMMCMGEAIRTIAFKVRTASCGGTACVNSFGDEQLAVDMLADKLLFEALSYSHFCKYACSEEVPELQDMGGPVEGGFSVAFDPLDGSSIVDTNFTVGTIFGVWPGDKLTGITGRDQVAAAMGIYGPRTTYVLALKDVPGTHEFLLLDEGKWQHVKDTTEIGEGKMFSPGNLRATFDNPDYAKLIDYYVKEKYTLRYTGGMVPDVNQIIVKEKGIFTNVISPTTKAKLRLLFEVAPLGFLIEKAGGYSSDGKQSVLDRVVVNLDDRTQVAYGSKNEIIRFEETLYGSSRLKSAEAVGATA, encoded by the exons ATGGAGACTAGTGTCACATGCTGTGCAAGAACAGCAGCTCTTCTCCCAAATGTTTCTTCTCAACATTCAACTTCACTTGCTGCTCCAAGGTCTATTTCTCCTTCATTCAGCTCCAGG AGTCTGAAATCAAGCTCATTATTTGGGGAATCACTGCGAATCGCGCCAAAATCATCGATTAAGGTTTCTAGGACCAAAAATTCTTCCCTGGTGACTAAATGTGAGATTGGTGATAGTTTG GAAGAATTTCTTACAAAATCAACCTCAGATAAGGGGTTGATTAGGCTGATGATGTGCATGGGAGAAGCAATTAGAACAATTGCCTTTAAAGTCAGAACAGCTTCTTGTGGAGGAACTGCTTGTGTCAATTCTTTTGGAGATGAACAACTTGCAGTTGATATGCTTGCCGATAAGCTTCTCTTTGAG gccttgagTTATTCACACTTTTGCAAATATGCTTGTTCTGAGGAAGTTCCTGAGCTCCAAGACATGGGTGGCCCTGTTGAAG GAGGATTTAGCGTTGCATTTGATCCACTTGACGGATCCAGCATTGTGGACACAAACTTCACAGTCGGAACCATCTTTGGTGTTTGGCCCGGGGATAAGCTAACCGGGATCACAGGAAGAGATCAAGTAGCAGCAGCTATGGGGATATATGGACCGCGAACTACATATGTTCTTGCTCTTAAAGATGTTCCCGGAACCCATGAATTCCTCCTCCTTGACGAAG GAAAATGGCAACATGTCAAGGATACAACAGAAATTGGAGAAGGAAAAATGTTTTCCCCTGGAAATTTGAGAGCCACATTTGACAATCCTGATTATGCCAAG CTGATAGATTACTATGTCAAAGAGAAATACACCTTGAGATACACTGGAGGAATGGTTCCTGATGTAAACCAG ATAATTGTCAAGGAGAAAGGTATCTTCACAAATGTGATATCTCCAACTACCAAGGCAAAACTGAGATTACTCTTTGAAGTAGCACCATTAGGATTCTTGATTGAGAAAGCTGGCGGTTACAGTAGCGATGGTAAACAGTCAGTTCTTGACAGGGTGGTCGTTAATCTTGATGATAGGACTCAAGTTGCTTATGGTTCCAAGAATGAAATTATCCGCTTTGAAGAAACACTCTACGGATCGTCTAGGCTTAAGTCTGCTGAAGCAGTTGGTGCTACTGCTTGA